A single Sander lucioperca isolate FBNREF2018 chromosome 24, SLUC_FBN_1.2, whole genome shotgun sequence DNA region contains:
- the sts gene encoding steryl-sulfatase, producing the protein MKSAWLLLLLEISCVSLQESRKPNFVLMMVDDLGIGDLGCYGNTTLRTPNIDQLAQEGVKLTHHIAAASLCSPSRAAFLTGRYPIRSGIAGDGRNCVFTFIAASGGLPSQEVTFAKIAKQQGYETALIGKWHLGLNCESSEDHCHHPSVHGFDYFFGIPLTNLRDCQAGHGTVFMIYKYLPYRTLGIVCLTAAVLHYGGVFVLRRRLLLSLLTLAATVAGLIAALIVIMPYINCVLMRDHRVVEQPFTSENLTQRMTQEAVDFIEKNSARPFLLFFSFLQVHTAMFASAAFRGTSRHGIYGDAVHEVDWSVGEIVQTVDRLRLSENTLVYLTSDQGAHLEEISAKGEVHRGWNGIYKAGKSTNFEGGIRVPGILRWPGNIPSGRQIDEPTSNMDLFPTVVQLSGATVPQDRQIDGRDLMDLLQGRVERSNHEFLFHYCNAYLNAVRWHPKNSSSVWKAFFFTPNFYPENETVCFHTHVCFCTPDYVTYHDPPLLFDVFRDPSETTPLTPDTEPAFHAVLAAMEAAAEMHRRSVEPVESQISARNVMWKPWLQPCCSTLTQLCQCPQDPQDA; encoded by the exons ATGAAGTCTGcgtggctgctgctgctcctggagATCAGCTGCGTGTCTCTTCAGGAGAGCAGGAAGCCTAACTTTGTCCTCATGATGGTGGACGACCTGGGGATTGGAGACCTGGGTTGCTACGGCAACACAACACTGAG GACCCCCAACATTGACCAGTTGGCGCAGGAGGGGGTGAAGCTGACGCACCACATCGCTGCGGCAAGCCTCTGCTCTCCCAGCAGGGCGGCGTTTCTCACCGGGCGATACCCGATACGATCAG GTATAGCGGGTGATGGCAGAAACTGTGTCTTTACATTCATCGCTGCATCTGGAGGACTTCCCAGCCAGGAGGTGACCTTTGCTAAGATTGCCAAACAGCAGGGCTACGAGACGGCTCTCATCG GAAAATGGCACCTAGGACTGAACTGTGAGAGCAGCGAGGATCACTGCCACCACCCCAGCGTCCACGGGTTCGACTACTTCTTCGGGATCCCGCTGACCAACCTGCGGGACTGCCAGGCGGGACACGGCACCGTCTTCATGATCTATAAATATTTACCGTACAGGACACTGGGCATCGTCTGCCTCACCGCGGCTGTACTCCACTACGGCGGCGTCTTCGTCCTCCGCCGACGGCTGCTTCTGAGCCTGCTGACCCTGGCGGCCACAGTCGCAGGTCTGATAGCGGCGCTCATCGTGATCATGCCGTACATCAACTGCGTTCTCATGAGGGACCACAGAGTTGTGGAGCAGCCGTTCACGTCTGAAAACCTGACGCAGAGGATGACTCAGGAGGCCGTGGACTTCATAGAGAA GAACTCGGCGAGGCCTTTCCTGCTGTTCTTCTCTTTCCTCCAGGTGCACACGGCCATGTTTGCTTCAGCGGCGTTCAGAGGAACCAGCCGCCACGGCATCTACGGAGACGCCGTCCACGAGGTGGACTGGAGCGTAG GTGAGATCGTGCAGACTGTGGACAGACTCCGACTGAGTGAAAACACTCTGGTTTACCTGACGTCAGACCAGGGCGCTCACCTGGAGGAGATCTCGGCCAAAGGAGAAGTCCACAGAGGATGGAATGGAATATATAAAG CAGGGAAGTCCACAAATTTTGAGGGCGGGATCCGGGTCCCGGGAATCCTGCGCTGGCCGGGGAACATCCCCAGCGGCAGACAGATAGACGAGCCCACCAGCAACATGGACCTGTTTCCAACGGTGGTGCAGCTGAGTGGAGCGACAGTCCCGCAGGACAG GCAGATAGACGGTCGGGACCTCATGGATCTGCTTCAGGGGAGAGTTGAACGTTCCAACCACGAGTTTCTCTTCCATTACTGCAACGCCTACTTGAACGCAGTCAGATGGCATCCCAAAAACA GCAGCTCGGTGTGGAAAGCCTTTTTCTTCACACCAAACTTCTACCCGGAGAACGAGACGGTGTGTTTCCACACGCATGTCTGCTTCTGCACGCCAGACTACGTGACGTACCACGACCCTCCGCTGCTCTTCGATGTGTTCAGGGACCCGTCGGAGACGACGCCGCTGACTCCCGACACCGAGCCGGCCTTCCACGCCGTCCTGGCCGCGATGGAGGCGGCGGCCGAGATGCATCGCAGGTCGGTGGAGCCGGTGGAGAGCCAGATATCGGCGAGGAACGTGATGTGGAAGCCCTGGCTGCAGCCGTGCTGCTCCACACTCACACAGCTCTGTCAGTGCCCGCAGGACCCACAGGACGCTTAA
- the pnpla4 gene encoding patatin-like phospholipase domain-containing protein 4 — protein MPVLNLSFAACGFLGIYQLGAVGAFLRHGDRLLGSLGACAGASAGALVAAVMVTAPDKLENCKEFTYRFADSVRRQPFGAATPGYDFMLTLREGIEEILPSEAHRLATGRLHVSVTNSTSGRNHILSRFSSREELIQALLASSFVPFYAGLKPVELRGQKWMDGGFSDSLPILPVGRTITVSPFAGLQDVCPVHRGRSNTQLTLANMNIMLSVENLKRLNQALFPPSSAGMQALCEEGFKDAVGFLKRQDWMSS, from the exons ATGCCCGTCCTGAACTTGTCCTTCGCTGCGTGTGGTTTTTTGGGGATCTACCAGCTGGGAGCAGTGGGAGCTTTCCTCCGCCACGGAGACCGGCTGCTGGGATCCCTTGGGGCCTGCGCCGGGGCATCGGCCGGCGCCCTGGTGGCTGCCGTGATGGTCACGGCGCCCGACAAGTTAGAG AACTGTAAAGAGTTCACGTACCGGTTCGCTGACAGCGTGAGGCGGCAGCCGTTTGGAGCCGCCACGCCGGGATACGACTTCATGCTCACGCTGCG GGAGGGGATAGAAGAGATCCTGCCCAGCGAGGCTCACCGTCTGGCCACCGGCCGCCTCCACGTCTCCGTCACTAACTCCACAAGTGGCCGCAACCACATCCTGTCCCGCTTCTCCTCCAGGGAGGAACTCATACAG GCTCTGCTGGCCAGCAGCTTTGTGCCGTTCTACGCAGGACTCAAACCGGTGGAATTACGAGGACAG aaatggatggatggagggttCTCCGACAGCCTGCCTATTCTGCCGGTGGGACGAACCATCACTGTGTCTCCGTTTGCCGGACTGCAGGATGTGTGTCCCGTCCACAGGGGGCGCTCCAACACTCAACTCACACTGGCCAACATGAACATTATG CTCTCCGTGGAAAACCTCAAACGTCTGAACCAGGCTCTGTTCCCTCCGTCCAGCGCTGGCATGCAGGCGCTGTGTGAAGAAGGTTTCAAAGACGCGGTGGGCTTCCTGAAGAGACAGGACTGGATGAGCTCATGA